CTATTGATTTGAATGGAAGGAGTCTGCGAATGGCTTTGGGCGATAATGCTATCCTGTCGTTGACGGAAGGACAAAAAGAGATCTGGGTTGCCCAGCAAATGATTGAAGGCAGCGCGCGATACAATACGGCCGAATGCGTCAGGATTCGGGGCGTTCTGTCTCCCGAACGCTTTCAAGCCGCGCTCGCCCACGTTATACCGCGAATAGAAACCCTGAATTGCCGTTATCAATTACGGGATGGCGAACTGGTGCAGGTTGTGGGTGAGCAAACCGGGATAAATTATCAGTTCCTTGATTTTCGGCAGGATAAACAGCCTGAACTAAGTTTGCGGTGGTGGATGCGGCATGACATAGCTCAGCCGGTCGATCTGGCGCAGGGGCGACTGTATCGCGTCGCCTTAATTCAATTGGCGGATGACGTGTTCTGCTGGTATCAGCGAGTGCATCATATCGCGTTGGATGGCTATGGCGTAGCGATGGTGTTGCGTCAGGCGGCAACGGCCTATTCCTGCTTACAGCAGGGGAAAGAGCTGGAACAACAGCCGTTTGCATCGTTACGTTATCTGCTTGATAAGGAAGCGATATACCGGCGTTCAACGTCTTTCTTGCAGGATAAGGCTTTTTGGGAAGACTACTGCCGTCGATTACCCCCGGCGCCACGGCTCAGTCCTGTTCGCAGCGAAGTAAGCGACACCGTGCGCCGTGAGCAACTGATTCTGTCTTCGGTAGAGTTTACACAAATGAAAACGCTGGCTAAAGCCTGGTCGGTATCATGGGTGGAGGTATTGCTGGCCTTATTGGCCGGATATGTGGCCTGGAGAACGCGGGAAAGCGGCGTTGTTCTGGGGATGCCCTTTATGAACCGCAATGATGGGGAACTGTTTAAACTGCCGGCCATGCTGGTCAACATTCTGCCGCTGTTTATTCAGGTTAGGCCGAGCGACGATATGGCGAGCCTGGCGCAAAGCGTGCGCCGGGAGATGGACTACGTCAAACCACATACGCAGTACCGTGGCATGCGACTTTTACGTCTCAGGGATGAGGATGAGCCGCTGTTCGGTCCGGTGGTTAACATCATGCCGTTTTACGAGGAGCTGAATCTCAACGGCACATGCGGGGTGATTGAAAACGTTCATGGCGGCCCGGTGGACGACTGCGCGCTACGGGTCGTTCCCGCAGGCAATGACGAACATAGCCCGTTGCTGATCCATGTGGACGCTAATCCCAACGTGTATTCGGCCGACGTGCTGACCGCCATTCGGGAAGAGATGGCGGCATGGGCGACTCACTGGCTCTCACACCCCGACACCCGCATGGAACAGCTTAACCAGCGCCAGTGGCGCGAACTGGCGGACTACGTCATTCACGCCGCAGATCGGGGCGATTTCGTCTGGCAGGATGTGATTTCACGCATCCGTCGGCAGGCCGAGCTTTCGCCTGACGCCATCGCACTGGAAACCCATGCCCGGCGCGTCAAATATTCGGCGCTGGTCGAGCGGGTTGACGCGATCGGCCACGCGCTGCTTGAGCGCGGCATTGAACCGGGAGACGTGATTGCAATCTACATGCCGCGCTCCGCCGATACGCTGCAGATTATGCTGGGCATACTGTCCGCCGGGGCAAGCTGTTTCGTACTGGATATGACCAGTCCGGACGAACGGTTGCAGCAGGCGCTGGAAGCATGCGGCGCGCGCTGCGTTATCACCGATTCCAGCGAAGAACGCCGCAAGTTCGCAACTCAGACGCTGCCTTGCTCGGCGTTGTTGACGCATGCTGCCGGACGATCTTCGGCGCAGGCGGCAATCTCTCCGGAGACGATCGGCTTTATTATTTTTACTTCCGGCTCCACCGGCAAACCCAAAGGGGTGGCGATTTCGCATCGGGCGCTCAGTTGGTTTGTGGACGCGGCGGGCCAGGCGTATGACATTCATCCCAATGATAAGGTCTTGCAGTTCTCGTCGCTGACGTTTGATGCCTGCCTAGAAGAGATTTTCATTCCGCTGTGCCGGGGGGCCTGCGTTGTCCTGCGCACCGAGGAAATGGCCGAGTCGCTGGAGGATTTTTTGGCGTATGTTACGGATCACGCCGTTACCGTGTTGGATTTGCCCACCACCTTCTGGCATACCCTGACGTTAACCCTGAGCGAACAACGACACACATGGCCGTCGGCGGTGAAAACGCTAATTGTCGGCGGCGAGGCGATCTCTCAGGAACGGTTGTCGCAATGGAAAGCGTTGATGGGCGAACGGATTCGATTAATCAACACCTACGGGCCGACGGAAGGCACCATCGTCTTTACCTACAAAGTGTTGGCCGGTGATGGATTTAACCCGCAAACCGCCGATCTGCGTTCTATCGGTTTACCGTTGGCAGGACTGCGCTGTTTAATCCTTGACGCCGCACAGCGCCCGGTTGAGCCTGGTATGGAGGGCGAGCTCTACCTTATTGGGCCGACATTATCCAGCGGTTACATCAACAGCGCCGAGATGACTCGCGAGAGCTTCATTACGCTAACCATCGCAGACCATCCCGAGCGCGCCTATAAAACCGGCGACTGGGTGACGCAGACGGATCGGGGGGAGATCGTCTATCTGGGGCGGATCGATAAACAAGTGAAGTTCCGCGGTTATCGCGTCGATCTCAATGAAATTCGCGATTGCAGCCTGATGGTGGCGGGCGTAAAGGAAGCTCGGGCGGTAATGTGGGGCGATGGCAATGCGCAGCTTGTGCTGTATGTCGAACTGGATAACCGCGCGAAGGTTTCCACCATAGACATTGAGGCGCAGTTACAGACGGTATTGCCGCAATATATGCAGCCGAATCAGATAGTGCCGATTGCCGGTTTCCCCTTGACCAACAGCGGTAAAATCGATGAAAAGCGCTTGCCGAAGCCGGATGTCCATATCGAGGAAGACGACATCGGCGTGGTCCAAACCGACTTTGAACGGCAGGTCGCCGAAGCGTGGAAGGTTGAGCTGGCGTTGGAGAATGTTGGAATTCATCAAGATTTCTATGCGCTGGGCGGTAGTTCGTTGCATCTGTTTTCCATTCATGCTCGTCTGGCCGGCCAGGGGTTGTCCATCGCTCCGAAGCTGCTGCTGGAAAATCGCACTATTCACCGCCTGTATCTAGCCTGGCGGCAGGTCGCCGACGAAGATGAACAGCGCATGCCCGGTGAGGAGTGGATCGTAAAACTGCAAAGTCATCACCGTAAGCGCACGCTATGGGCTTTCCATCCTTATTCCGGCCGGATTGACTGCTATAGGGGGTTGGCGGAACAGGTCAGCCAGGCGTTCGACGTGCTGGCGATCCAGGCGCCATTTCTGTCTGAGTCCGTCACGGAACACCAAACGCTCCCCGATCTGGCGCGCCACTATGCCCGGTTGATTCGTCATGTACAGCAGGATGCCCCCTATTACCTGGTGGGGTATTCCCTGGGCGGCAATATCGCCTACCTGGTGGCGCAACTACTGAGTGAAGCCGGGCAAAAGGTCAACTATCTCGGCCTGCTGGATTGTCGTCCGCCTCAGTACGTCGAAAAGATGGAAAATTCGCTCTATACCCTGGTCAGAGACAGTCTGGGGGATGATTTTCTTGCCGAGGTCAGGCGACTGAGCGGCGAGGTGCAGCTTGCCGCCATTGCCGAACGCTTACTGGAAACGGGGCATATGCGCTTTCTGACCAAGACGCAACTGATAGCGGCTCTGCGTTTCAGCATGACCAGCGGCCAAAACCAGCCAGCGGAATTGACTCCGCTTACCATTACCGGGCAGGCCTGCCACTACGGCTTTACCACGTCTGGCGAGGAATGGCGGACGCTGCTGACGGCACGGTTGCGTTGTCATCGCTTTAACGGCGAGCACGATACGCTGATGGATGAACTGAGCGGATCGGGAGCGATGCAAACCATTCAGCAGGACTTGTTCCAGGCTTCGCAATTACGTTAACGGCGTCATCATTAAGGACACTCATTATGGATAGGCACGCAGAAGTCTCCGTATTTAAGGCAGAGGAACTGAAAAGCCAACTGCTGGAAAAGTTTGGCATGTCGGATGCTGAATTCGACGAACATGAAAACCTATTCGATTACGGTTTGGATTCCGTTGATGTGATGGCGCTGATCGGCCAATTGCAAACGCGGGGCGTTCAGGTCAGCTTCGTCGATATGGTAAGAGAGCCTACATTTGGCGCATGGAGAAAACTGATCGACGCCCCACATTGATAAACCGATCGGCGCGGGCCAGGGCGCCAGCCATATCGCTTAATGGGAAAAGAGACGGAGAGTGGATAAAAACTTTGTTTTCGCGGCGTTTCATCTGCTGAGGGTTAATCGGCCCTTTCGCTCCGTTTTTTATGCCAGGTCGTTATCCATTCTGTCATTGGGCATGTTGACGGTGGCGATTCCGGTGCAAATTCAGTGGATGACCGGTTCGGTGATGCTGGTGGGATTATCGGTCACGTTAGCCGGATGCGGCATGTTCAGCGGGTTGCTGCTGGGCGGTGTGCTGGCCGACCGCTACGATCGCCGCACCATGATCTTGTTCGGCCGGTCTGTCTGCGGGCTCGGTTTTTCCGGGCTGGCGCTGAATGCGCTGGCGCCTTCGCCTTCGTTGTTGGTGATGTATTTTTTGTCGGTATGGGATGGTTTTTTCGGCGCAATGAGTATCACCGCGCTGTTGGCGGCGACGCCCGCACTGGTCGGGCGTGAGAATATCGCTATAGCGGGCATCGTCAATATGATGATGTTCAGGATCGGTACCATTATTGCGCCAACGCTCGGCGGCGTTGTTATCTCGCTTGGCGGCGTAGCGCTGAATTATACCCTGGCCGCGGCGGGGACATTTCTGACATTGATCCCGTTGTTTGCGCTTCCCCGTATGCCGGGCGGAGAAAGATCCTCGCAGCATGCCGGAAAAGAGCTGTGGCAAAGCATTCAATTCGTCATGAGCCAGCGTATCATCTGGACGATGCTGCTGATGGGCGGGATGGTGAGCGCCATCGCGGCCGTTCGGGTGCTTTTCCCCGCGCTGGCGACGCAGTGGCGGATTGATTTACGCCAGTTAGGGATGTTGTATTCCGCGCTCCCTTGCGGCGCGGTGATCGGTATATTGACCAGCCAGCGCTGGGTTAATGATCGCTGGAAAACGGAGCGCGTGATGTTTATCACCGCGTATAGCGCTTTCGCGCCTATCGTGGTGATGGGTGTTTTTTCCCACTTTGCTATCGCGTTGGTTTGCCTGATGATTTATGGCTATTTCAGCGCGATTAATAATGTTTTGCAGTTTATCGTGGTGCAGAATTACACCCCTAATAATCTTCTGGGCAGGGTCAATGGTATCTGGATGGCGCAAAATATCGGCAGTGATATGGCCGGCGCCTTTTTTATCAGTATGATAAGCGCCTTCATGATGCCGGCGATGATTGCTATTGTTTATGGCGGAACCGCGATTATTACGGCAGGGATCGTCATGTTCATCATCAAACGGCAATGCGCGGCGTCGGCGGAGATTAAACCCTAAGCGGGAGTTTTTGCCGACAACGATAAGGGTTCCCTAATGATGTACGCCTGTCAGCGTCAGGCAGACTGCCTACTGAAAATACCACCCGGTCAATGGCATAATCCATCAATGCGGCAGGCGGGGGAACTCGCGGCGAAAACCCAAGCCAATAATGCGGCCGGTCAAACGCGGCAGCCAGGGCTGGCGGATCAGCCACATCACCAACGTCGGCGGACGTCGGGCGGCTGCGCGGGATGATGTTTTTCCTTTACCGGTCATCATTATTTGCAGCCGCTGGGTGGCCCGGGTGGGAAATTCGCGCCGCCGCTGTACCCGGTTAAGGATATTCAGGCTAATCGGGCCGCGCGCCAGAGGTTCGGCCAAAATATTGGCGGCGGCCACGGCGTCCTGAATAGCCAGATTTACACCCACGCCCCCAATGGGAGACATCGCGTGCGCCGCATCGCCGATGCATAAGACGCCTGGCGCCGCCCAGCGATCCAGTCGATCGATACGGATATCCAGCAATTTAACATGATCCCAGTCCGGTACCGCCGCCGACAGCCGTTCGACACTGACGGGCGACGCCGCCGCGACCTGTCGCAGCAGCGTTGGCAAGCCGTGCTGCTTGATATGGGGAAGGGTGCCTTTGGTGATGCTGTAGCCGCATTGCCAATAGTCGCCCCGGTCCAGCATGATGAAATTGTTCTTGGGGCCGCCGTGCCCGCTGGCCCAATTTTCGTCGCCGATGGCCTTGGGTAATTTCATCCATAGTACATCCCGCGGCATGCCGAAACTGCGGCCGGTCAGATTGGCCGCCTGACGCACCACTGACTGACGGCCATCGGCGCCAACCACCAGTCTGGTGCGGATCAGTAACTTGTCACCCTTGGCATCCAATGCCTCCACGCCATTTATCCCCCCGTTTCCCTGAGTCAATCCCACCACACGGGTAGCCTGTAATAGCTGGAAGCCCGGCAGCGACTGACTCTGTTCAGCCAGAAAATTGAGGAAATCCCACTGCGGCATCAGCGCCATAAATCGACATTTGCCCGGCAGGCGACTGAAGTCGGCCATGGTGATTTTCCTACCGTTGAACTCTCCGATAAGTTTGTCCACCCGCTGATGCGGCAGGCGCAGTAGCGGTTCCAGCAGTCCCAGACGGTCCATGATTTCCAGCGTTGAGGGATGGATGGTGTCGCCACGGAAATCACGTAAAAAGTCGGCATGCTTTTCCAGCACCGCAACAGGTATGCCGGCGCGCGCCAGCAGGTAGCCGAGCATCAGTCCGGCCGGGCCGCCGCCGACAATACAGCAGGGTGTTTCCAGGATCTTATCGGTCATAGGCAACTATCGTCAGCCAGGGGAAAACCTAATGATAGAAGCCTGATGACAAGTTGCAAATAATTATCATTTCCTTGTAGCAAGGGGGTCTACGCCTTCGGAATGTGTTTGGCTGGCAGTCGTGCATCCACCGTGTCAACTTGTATGCACAACTGCGGTTGTGGATTGTAGTCGGCGGGTTATCACGGAGAAGCGATACCAAGCAAAGCGACGCAGCATGCGAATTCGGCGATGATTCCGCGCCAGTAGTCGCTTAACGGATAGGAAGAAACGCTTAAACAAATGATGGCCCAGTACTGAGGCGATCGCCAATATCGCATTTAGCAGCCCACAACGCAGAGAGCATAGGTAGATGGGGGGTGTTCGCCAGGGTATTCCAGATAACTATCACAAAAAAACCTTTTTTCATTATACAAAAAATGAAAAATACTTACTCTGGGTAAACATGCTAACTGATTTAAATATACATTTTCTGCATTTTTCTCGCTTACCTAAAAGTCTGGCGCTTTTAGCATAAAGATAATACTTGAATTAACATTCTGGAAACATAATGAATAAAATATATGCAACAAGGATTGTTTTCTTTTCCGCAGGGTTGATTATAGCGGCATGGGCGCCGTTAATTCCTATCGTGAAGGAAGCGCTAAACGTTAATACTGGCGTTTTAGGTATTCTTCTGCTGTTCTTGGGCTTGGGCTCAATCATTTCGATGCCCATCACTGGCATGTTATCGGCGCGTTATGGTTGTCAACGCGTTATTATTACATCGGCGCTATTAACAATAATAAGTTTTCCATTTTTAGTTATTTCCCAAACCCCGATTGAATTAGGCATATCATTGTTCTTCTTCGGCGCATCAATCGGCACCGTTGATGTATCTATGAATATACAGGCCGTTAAGGTCGAAAAAGGGTTCAATAAAAATTTGATGTCTGGTTTTCATGGTTTTTTTAGTTTGGGGGGGATTGGCGGCGCAGCAGGTATGTCATTTATGATTTATTTAGGCGTGACAGCGCTTTTAGCCTGTTATCTAATGTCGTTTCTTCTTGTAATATTATTCTCTATATCTTATTCCGGGTTGGTTAGAAGCGGAGAGAAAGAAAATAAGAAATATTTTTCGCTACCGAAAGGAATAATCATTCATGTGTGTTTGTTGTGCTTTTTGATGGGGGTTATTGAAGGCTCGATCATTGATTGGGGCGCGCTTTTTATCACTACTGAGCTTGGCATGCCGCCGTCGGTAAGCGGGTTAGGGTATGTGACGTTTGCCTTTGCGATGATGTTAGGCAGGTTTTTTGGCGATAAATTAGTGACATTGTACGGCAGGAATAAGGTGTTTTTTATCAGCAGTATTAGTATCGGGTTAGGTTTTTTATTAGTTATTAACTTTGGCGTTCTTTTTATCACTTTGATTGGTTTTATCTGTATTGGGTTAGGCGCCTCAAACATGGTTCCGATGTCGGACGGCCACAACGCCATTGACGCCGTGGTGGATATCGCCGCCAGGCAACAGTTGGATTTCGTCTTTCTGACCGAACACATCAGCTGCCACCCCGATCTGCCGCTGATGGAGAACAAGCTGATCCTGCCGGGCATTGAGATCACCACCGATTTGGGGCACTTCAACGTGCACGGGCCAGCGCGCGGCCTAGATATGAACGGTCTCGCATACTCAAGCCAAGCGCTGATCGAGCGGGGATTGGCGATGGTCGGAGACGGCCTCGGCACCATCAGCATCAACCATCCGATGATGAAGCCGTGGCACTGGCTGTACCGCGATATGCCGCTTCACCGGGTGAACACGCTGGTGGTGTGTTGCGATCCCACCTCGCCCACCTGGCCCACCTCGCCGCAGTCCGCCGAAGATGCCTTGCGGGTGCTTAACGCCATGTGGAACGCGCGAGCGTAACCCCAACGCCAGCGAACCTTCGATTTACGGCGAACCCTCCACCTTCGTTTATGCGCAAGGGCTGAGCGGAAACGGCATTCTGCGCGGGTTGCGCCGGGGCAACGTCTATATTGAGCGAGGCTGTGGGCTGGATTTCTCCATTAACGAAGGGACGGCGCTGTCCGGCGATGACGTCGGCGGCGGCATGGTCGATTACCGGCTGACGGTGGCGGATACGGCGCGCCGCTATATCGCCGAATGTATCGTCGATGGCGAATGTATCGCCAGCTATCCGTTGGGACGGCAGTCGGTGCGTTTCTCGGTGGATCTTAGCCGCCGCGCCTGGGCGAGAATCGATATTCGCCGGGTGGGGGATGACGCTGGGCGATCGCATCTGCGTGCTGAACCAGGGGCGCGTGATGCAGGTGGATACGCCGATGAATCTGTATCAGTATCCCGCCAACCGCTTTGTCGCCGAGTTTATCGGCTCGCCGGCGATGAATATGAGTAAGGCCCGGCTGGTATCCACCGGCGCAGACGGATAACGTGATAGCCGCGCGCATTAGCGTGGTCGAGGCGATGGGCAATGACTGTTCGCCTATTTTGAATTAAACGGCGCCAGGATGATCGCCCGCATTCCCTTCGCGCCGGGCAAGGCCATCAGCCATGGCGACAACCTACGGCTGCACTTCGATATGGCGCACTGTCACCTGTTTGATATGGAGAGCGAGCAGGCGCTATTCGACTAGCGCGCTTGTTAGGCGCTCAAACCTGCATCTTGAAATTTATTGGATAGAGTGGATAACCATCATGTACTAACTGGTATTCACATCGGAAAAAGCCTAAGCATCAGAGCTTCTCTGAGCTTAGGCAATATTTTACGGTATGGATTCATAGGGAGTTTCGTAAACTAAACTCTAAAATTGGGGTGATAAAATATTAATTTATACACCGCCGACAGAAATGATTTTTCCTTTTATTCCAGGGAAACTTTCATTGCGATCTTTATCGACATTGCGCCAGTGCACTGAGCCGTCTGAGTCGATGTAATAGCAGGCCTCGCCGGTCGTCGGATCGGCGAAGATAAACGTCCGCTGTTCGCTGTAAGTATCCCAGCGTTTATATTCCGGCGCCCAGCGTGCCCATACACCGTTATTTGCAATGGCCCACAAGCGATTATCGCCGCCAACAGAAATAATCTTGGCTTTAATGCCGGGGAAACTGTCATTGCGATCTTTATCGACGTTGCGCCAGTGCACTGAGCCGTCTGAGTCGATGTAATAGCAGGCCTCGCCGGTCGTTGGATCGGCGAAAATAAACGTCCGTTGTTCGCTGTAATTATCCCAGCGTTTATATTCCGGCGCCCAGCGGGCCCATACGCCGTTATTTGCAATGGCCCACAGACGATTATCGCCGCCAACCGAAATGATCTTGGCTTTAATGCCGGGGAAGCTTTCATTGCGATCTTTATCGACGTTACGCCAGTGTACTGAACCATCTGGGTCGATATAATAGCAGGCCTCACCGGTAGTCGGATCGGCGAAAATAAACGTCCGCTGCTCACTGTAAATATCCCAGCGTTTATATTCCGGCGCCCAACGCGTCCATTTGCCATTGTCTGTAATCGCCCATAAACGGGTTGCTGAATTAGCGGTATTACTCATGATTATCTCCTATTTAATACTATTTAGATGTATTGTTTGGGGTGGTTAGAATCCGCTATTTGAAGAAAAAATAAATTTATAATTTAATCAACAGAATACGATATGTTACGTTTTAGCTATACTTCAACGCGTGTATTCCAAATAATTCGCGTTGCGGGTTTGCCTGGCGAACAGGCTGAGGCATGGCTAAGAACAGCTTCTGTATCTTGAGGCTTATTGGATGCGATACTTTTTTAGTAACCATAGTCCACTCTTTTTCACGTAATTTAAGAAATAATTTATCTTATTGTAAGGA
This window of the Brenneria goodwinii genome carries:
- a CDS encoding non-ribosomal peptide synthetase; the encoded protein is MALGDNAILSLTEGQKEIWVAQQMIEGSARYNTAECVRIRGVLSPERFQAALAHVIPRIETLNCRYQLRDGELVQVVGEQTGINYQFLDFRQDKQPELSLRWWMRHDIAQPVDLAQGRLYRVALIQLADDVFCWYQRVHHIALDGYGVAMVLRQAATAYSCLQQGKELEQQPFASLRYLLDKEAIYRRSTSFLQDKAFWEDYCRRLPPAPRLSPVRSEVSDTVRREQLILSSVEFTQMKTLAKAWSVSWVEVLLALLAGYVAWRTRESGVVLGMPFMNRNDGELFKLPAMLVNILPLFIQVRPSDDMASLAQSVRREMDYVKPHTQYRGMRLLRLRDEDEPLFGPVVNIMPFYEELNLNGTCGVIENVHGGPVDDCALRVVPAGNDEHSPLLIHVDANPNVYSADVLTAIREEMAAWATHWLSHPDTRMEQLNQRQWRELADYVIHAADRGDFVWQDVISRIRRQAELSPDAIALETHARRVKYSALVERVDAIGHALLERGIEPGDVIAIYMPRSADTLQIMLGILSAGASCFVLDMTSPDERLQQALEACGARCVITDSSEERRKFATQTLPCSALLTHAAGRSSAQAAISPETIGFIIFTSGSTGKPKGVAISHRALSWFVDAAGQAYDIHPNDKVLQFSSLTFDACLEEIFIPLCRGACVVLRTEEMAESLEDFLAYVTDHAVTVLDLPTTFWHTLTLTLSEQRHTWPSAVKTLIVGGEAISQERLSQWKALMGERIRLINTYGPTEGTIVFTYKVLAGDGFNPQTADLRSIGLPLAGLRCLILDAAQRPVEPGMEGELYLIGPTLSSGYINSAEMTRESFITLTIADHPERAYKTGDWVTQTDRGEIVYLGRIDKQVKFRGYRVDLNEIRDCSLMVAGVKEARAVMWGDGNAQLVLYVELDNRAKVSTIDIEAQLQTVLPQYMQPNQIVPIAGFPLTNSGKIDEKRLPKPDVHIEEDDIGVVQTDFERQVAEAWKVELALENVGIHQDFYALGGSSLHLFSIHARLAGQGLSIAPKLLLENRTIHRLYLAWRQVADEDEQRMPGEEWIVKLQSHHRKRTLWAFHPYSGRIDCYRGLAEQVSQAFDVLAIQAPFLSESVTEHQTLPDLARHYARLIRHVQQDAPYYLVGYSLGGNIAYLVAQLLSEAGQKVNYLGLLDCRPPQYVEKMENSLYTLVRDSLGDDFLAEVRRLSGEVQLAAIAERLLETGHMRFLTKTQLIAALRFSMTSGQNQPAELTPLTITGQACHYGFTTSGEEWRTLLTARLRCHRFNGEHDTLMDELSGSGAMQTIQQDLFQASQLR
- a CDS encoding phosphopantetheine-binding protein → MDRHAEVSVFKAEELKSQLLEKFGMSDAEFDEHENLFDYGLDSVDVMALIGQLQTRGVQVSFVDMVREPTFGAWRKLIDAPH
- the entS gene encoding enterobactin transporter EntS; translation: MDKNFVFAAFHLLRVNRPFRSVFYARSLSILSLGMLTVAIPVQIQWMTGSVMLVGLSVTLAGCGMFSGLLLGGVLADRYDRRTMILFGRSVCGLGFSGLALNALAPSPSLLVMYFLSVWDGFFGAMSITALLAATPALVGRENIAIAGIVNMMMFRIGTIIAPTLGGVVISLGGVALNYTLAAAGTFLTLIPLFALPRMPGGERSSQHAGKELWQSIQFVMSQRIIWTMLLMGGMVSAIAAVRVLFPALATQWRIDLRQLGMLYSALPCGAVIGILTSQRWVNDRWKTERVMFITAYSAFAPIVVMGVFSHFAIALVCLMIYGYFSAINNVLQFIVVQNYTPNNLLGRVNGIWMAQNIGSDMAGAFFISMISAFMMPAMIAIVYGGTAIITAGIVMFIIKRQCAASAEIKP
- a CDS encoding FAD-dependent oxidoreductase; the protein is MTDKILETPCCIVGGGPAGLMLGYLLARAGIPVAVLEKHADFLRDFRGDTIHPSTLEIMDRLGLLEPLLRLPHQRVDKLIGEFNGRKITMADFSRLPGKCRFMALMPQWDFLNFLAEQSQSLPGFQLLQATRVVGLTQGNGGINGVEALDAKGDKLLIRTRLVVGADGRQSVVRQAANLTGRSFGMPRDVLWMKLPKAIGDENWASGHGGPKNNFIMLDRGDYWQCGYSITKGTLPHIKQHGLPTLLRQVAAASPVSVERLSAAVPDWDHVKLLDIRIDRLDRWAAPGVLCIGDAAHAMSPIGGVGVNLAIQDAVAAANILAEPLARGPISLNILNRVQRRREFPTRATQRLQIMMTGKGKTSSRAAARRPPTLVMWLIRQPWLPRLTGRIIGLGFRREFPRLPH
- a CDS encoding MFS transporter; its protein translation is MNKIYATRIVFFSAGLIIAAWAPLIPIVKEALNVNTGVLGILLLFLGLGSIISMPITGMLSARYGCQRVIITSALLTIISFPFLVISQTPIELGISLFFFGASIGTVDVSMNIQAVKVEKGFNKNLMSGFHGFFSLGGIGGAAGMSFMIYLGVTALLACYLMSFLLVILFSISYSGLVRSGEKENKKYFSLPKGIIIHVCLLCFLMGVIEGSIIDWGALFITTELGMPPSVSGLGYVTFAFAMMLGRFFGDKLVTLYGRNKVFFISSISIGLGFLLVINFGVLFITLIGFICIGLGASNMVPMSDGHNAIDAVVDIAARQQLDFVFLTEHISCHPDLPLMENKLILPGIEITTDLGHFNVHGPARGLDMNGLAYSSQALIERGLAMVGDGLGTISINHPMMKPWHWLYRDMPLHRVNTLVVCCDPTSPTWPTSPQSAEDALRVLNAMWNARA